The genomic stretch ATGCCTGGCGGAAGCCCGACCTTTAAAGATGAGGCGGCGATTGAAGGGTTGTATCAGGATTTAGAAACGCTCTTTAGCTGGTTATCCGACAAGACTGTAGGGATGACGCTGGCGGAGTTTTATTCCCAAAAAAATAGCGCCGGGTAACCGGCGCTGTAAGGTTTATTTTTGCAGAACCATTTTAACGGGAGTGCTGAAAATAATGGCGAATGGCAGCCAGAACAGAACCCAATATTCCCGTGGGTTACTGATAATAAACATACCCTGAGTGATATAGAACATCAGTGCGAAGACAATGACAGCGATTTCCGCCTTATGATCGGCCGCGAGGTGACGAAGAGACTGTCTGGCGGCATATAAAATCATACCGACGAGTAGCAGAAGCCCCACGATCCCACCCTTAAGGAAGGTAGCTAAATAGAGGCTGTGCGTTGTGGAAATGGCCTGGCCATAGCCATTAATGAACTGAAGCTCTTTGTTGAAACCCCATCCGAAAATCGCTTTCTGTTTTGCAACTTCAACGGCGTGTTGCCAGATACCAAAGCGCACGGTGCTTGCACGAGAAGACTCTTCTGCTCGATTGATAAATATATCGATTGAGCCGCTAAAATAGAAAGCGAGACCGATCAATAACAATATAATAACCGAACTTATCAGTAACTTAAAATTCCACTTGGGTTTACAAAGAAACGCTACTGTTGAGGCTACCACCAGGGAAAGGAACGGTCCGCGACTTTGAGTCAATATTAAGCAGGCCAGCAGCAACGGGACTGGAAGATAAAACCAGACGTTACGCGTTTCCCGCACCAATATAGCGCTTAATAAAACCCCTAGTGCCATATATCCGCCGAGGTCAATGACGTTATCAGGCGCATAAGGGAAAGCATTCGAAAGTCTGTTATAAAAAATGTTCGCTTTATCAACATAAATCAGGGTGAGTATGGCGAGTGCGACAATACCTGCATAAGCTGCGCCAATGACAAATTTTTTCTTTCCCTGCAATTCACACTGACGGTAAAGACATATGAAAATAAATAAATAGAATGAATGTGTTAAGGCAGAGCTTACCTGAGACGATTCAGCCCAAAGATTCGAAAGTGAAAAATATATTAAAAAGGCACCCGTTATGCCCAGAGCGGGTAGAAAGGTACGGTCATTGATAAAACGTACTCTGAATTCATTGCTAGCAATTGTGGCAATGATAAATAGCCCGAGTGCAATATGGAATAAGGTGTTTACGCGAGAAATTCCGCAAAAAATTATGCTTAAAAATACAAAAAGCGTAAAAGGATAGAACGGAATGCGTTGGTGATTAATTGAAAACATCTGTAAAATCCTTTCTGGGGAATACAAAATCAGGGATAGCGCTTTGAGGTGATAGATTAACAACAGTGATGTTGTCTTTTTGCATAATATTGCTTGCTAGTGTGAATGCGGGGATCACAGTATTCTGTACTTTGTCTCCAAGGAATGAAGGCAACATGTTATTACCGTTTTCATAAAATCGCGGTTGATTGAAATTATTCATATCAAGACCAGCGATATAAATCTTATTAAATCTCAGAAAATAAATTACCTGTAGTGCCCAATACATTACGGTACCGGCATCTACCACACCGCGCCTCACATCACGACTAAAAGCAATATTGGGATGGCTATCGGAAAAGACGATCCCTGGCGTATCCCCTAATGCCTGGTGCAAATTGTCCCGTTTAATCGAGGGTTTATAAGTCTCATAGCAAATATCTTCAATAATGCATATTTCGCATCGGATATTTTCATATGAAAAACGGTTTATAAGCTTAACGATCCCCATTACGGTTGTAAACAAAATGACATTTTTACAGCCAATGACCTGCTTTAAAATTGCAGTCTGACGGTCGATGAACGTCATGTCGACCACAAAATAGAGACTAAAATGTAGCTGGTCATTGAGATGCCATGCTCCGTTCACACCAGCGGTAACTACGGTGGATGACAGGTTTTCAAAATTAATATTTTTGATTGAAGGGCCAGTTGCGGCTATCAGGATCTCACCCTCAAACCTATCCTGAATCGAGGTAAGAGTGGTGAGGTTAATGCTCTGGCCTTTATAGTTTAAATCAGAAATCTCCCCTGTTTCATTGCGAGATAATTTAATGAAGGGCCACAGATTTTCGTTATGGCGCATATTGCGCTTATGCGTGTATCGGTAGAGTTGTTTAGTTAGAGAGCTCATTTTACGCCTCTGGTAATGCTTTTTTATTTACGGTCGTCAATAAACTCACTATGTTATCCATATCAACGTCGTCTATAGCAAAAAGTTTTTCTTTCGGCTGGCTGAAATAATAACGTGTTTCAAAAACGTAGGAGTTAATGTTTTCATCATTACCAATCAACAGAACGTTACCGAGAGGACGTTGTTCATAGTGGCAACAAGGCCCGAACAGTAAGATTACCGGCACGCCTACCGCATCGGCAATGTAGACATTCCCCGAGTCAGACGCGATATAGCAATCCATTTTAGAAATGGCCCACGGCAGCTCTTCGAGTGAGATTTTGCCAATCAGATTAATAAAGTTGGGCAGTTCACCGTAAGCGCGGGTGATGTCATCCATCCACGATTGTTCATTCGGGGCGCCAAACACATAAAATTCGCAAGGCAGGTCGGCGAGACGATCGGCAATTTGCTTCCAGATGACCGGCGGAACGGTTTTCGCTTTATTCCCGGCGGCTACGCTGATGCCAATGCGGATCACGCCGGGTTTATCGAGGATTGCCGGATAGGTCGCCGGTTTGAAAAGCGGCTTTGTGGCGTGCTTTGGCGAGTCTTGCCAGGTTAAGGTTCGATCGGCCAGTTTGAGATAGTTCGTGACCGACAGCGTCTTTCTACCGTGCTCAACAGTACCATCTGCCGTTGCATAGAAAATACCGTGATACCATCTGCGCGTGTACGTACTTAAAAACTGTTTGTTTTTAGCGTTACACACGGAGGCGAAAAAGAGGTTCACGCTGTTGGGTTGCAGGAGATAGACATTGTCATAGCGGTTCATGATCCGGCAGGCAAAGACCAGCTTTCGCCACAGGTTACGCTTATGCTGTTCGATAAAAAAAATATCGTCGATCGTCTCATCATGCTTCGCCAGCGCACCTACGCTACGGCTGATGAGCACGTCGCTTTTTTGCAGGTACGCCAGAAGGGGCGTTGCATTAACAAAATCGCCGATTTTTGCTGTCTGAATGACCAGGTTTTTACCTGTCTCTTTGCGGAACAGCTTCCGGATAAGCTTCACCGGAAAAAGTAAAATCAGCAGAAATACGTAACTCATGCGTTAGATATCCCTGTTGGAAAGCCAACGGCTGCCCTGTAAAAAAGAAAAAATAGCATCTGCGCTGATATCCTTCGTTTGCTGGGTTGGGCTGACCATCTGATGCTGGTTTTTACCGTAACCCCCGATCAATCCAGGATCGGTCGGACCAAAAATCGTAATATTCGGACGATCCAGCGCCGCGGTTAAATGGCTTAAGCCGGTATCAACGGAAACAACAGCATTCGCTCCCGCCAGCTGTGCTGCAACCTGTGCCAGCGTGAGTTTCGGCAATACCTCGACGTGCGAAAAGCCTGCTGCCAGACGCTCTGCACGCTGCCGCTCATGTTCAGCGCCCCAGGGCAGTTTAATATGGATGCCGGTAGGTTGCATTAGTTCAATCAGGCTTCGCCAGTGCGTTTCCGGCCAGTGTTTATCGTCGCGCGTTGTGGCATGCAGGAAGACAAGATAAGGCTGAACACAGGGATCTGTATTGCGCAAAAAGTGCTGCGCAATGGCATAGTCGCCCTGGGTTTCCGGTTTCGCATAGCCCAGGCTTTTTGCAAACAGCTCGCGGGTACGTTCTACGGCATGCTGTTGCTTTGCGATGTGGTGGCGACGGTTATAGAACAGGCTCGCCAGCGGTTCGCGGGCGGTATGCCAGTCCATGCCGTGCTTTACGCCGTGTGCCAGACGCGTCACCAGCGCGGCGCTTTTCACCAGCCCCTGGGCGTCGATGATGGCGTCGTAATGCTGTGCCTGCACCGCCTCACGGAAGGCTTTGCGTTCGGCTTTAATCGGGGCGGAGAACCACGCTTTGCGCCAGCGGCGAATCGCCACCGGGATCACGCGGTCAACCGCTTCATGCCAGGTGGGGATCTGCGCGAAGCCCTCTTCCACCACCCAGTCAAAACGAATGCCGGGAATGGCCCGCATGGCGTCCGTCAGTGACGGGAGCGTATGCAGAACATCGCCCATCGAAGAGGTTTTAACGATCAATACCCGCATTCGTTATCCTTCTTCGCTCAACAGCAGTTCGTTAAGCTCTTCGAGAACGCGCTCTGGCGTAATGTCGATCAGGCTCTGATGATAGCCTTCTGCGGCATCGCCCTTGCGCACTTTGTGGTAGCCGGTGATCAGGCGAATGACGCGCGCTTTATGAGAAAGCGGGGGCGTGAAGTCCGGGCTACTTGGGCCATACAGCGCCACCAGCGGGCGGTTGAGCGCTGCGGCGACGTGCATCAGGCCCGAATCGTTGCTGACCACAGCCTTACAGGCGGCAATCAGAATAACCGCCTGTTCAAGCTGCGTTTCTCCCGCCAGGTTGCGGCACCAGGCCTGCTGTTCATTACTGAGCGTCGCGAGAATTTCGTTGCCTGCCTCGTGGTCCTTTGCCGAACCGAACAGGACAATCTGGTAGCCTTCGTCAATCAGCTGTTTCGCCAGCTCCGCATAGTGATAGTGCGGCCAGCGTTTTGCCGGGCCGAACTCGGCGCCGGGGCAGAAACCTATCATCGGGCGTTCAGACGAAAGACCAAACGCGTTACAGGTCTGGGATTTTTCGCCGTCGTTAACCTGAAGCTGCGGCCAGAGCAGCGGCTGCGGCAGGTCTTTCGCACTGCGCATCACGCCTTTGTCGTAGGCCAGCGCCACATAGCGCTCCACCATCAGCGGCCAGGCCTCTTTATCCAACACCCGCGCGTCGTTCAGCAGGCCGTAGCGCATTTCGCCGCGCCAGCCGGTGCGATGTGGAATGCCCGCAAAAAAAGGCACCAGGGCGGATTTAAAGGAGTTTGGCAGGACATACGCCCGATCGTAGCGCTTCTCGCGCAGGCTATGGCCGAGCTTACGGCGTTCGCCGATTTCCAGCGCCCCGTGGCCAAGCGGCATCGGGATGGCTTCATTCACTTCCGGCATACGCGATAACAGCGGACGGCACCACGCGGGTGCCATCACGTCGATTATCGCCTGGGGATAACGCGCCTTGAGCGTGCGATAGAGACTTTGCGACATCATCATGTCGCCCACCCATGACGGGCCGATCACCAGAATCTTCATATTTATGCGTCGCGGTTCAGCCAGGCCATATATTCCGTTACGCCTTCGGCAACGGTCTTGAACGGCTTGTCGTAGCCTGCGGCGCGCAGGTTGGTGAGGTCAGCCTGGGTGAACGCCTGGTAACGGCCTTTCAGCTTATCAGGGAACGGGATGTACTCAATGCTGCCTTTTTTGTGATACGCCAGCGTTGCGTCAGCCACCGCCTGGAAGGACTCCGCGCGGCCGGTACCCAGGTTGAAGATGCCAGATACGCCGTTTTCCCAGAACCACAGGTTCACTGCGGCCACGTCGCCCACGTAGACGAAGTCACGCTTAAAGCCGTCGCTGCCTTCGAACAGTTTCGGGCTTTCGCCGTTATTCAGCTGGGTGTTCAGGTGGAACGCCACGCTCGCCATGCTGCCTTTGTGGCCTTCGCGCGGTCCGTAGACGTTGAAATAACGGAAGCCGACGATCTGCGAGTTCGCTTCTGGCAGCACCTGACGCACGTACTCGTCGAACAGGAATTTGGAGTAACCGTAGACGTTCAGCGGCTGCTCATACTCGCGGGACTCGATAAAGTCCGAGGTGCGGCCGCCGTAGGTTGCCGCGGAGGAGGCGTACAGGAACGGAATTTCACGCTCCAGGCAGTAGTGCAGGATCTCTTTGGAGTACTGATAGTTGTTGTCCATCATGTACTTACCGTCCCACTCGGTGGTGGAAGAGCACGCACCTTCGTGGAAGATGGCTTCGATCTCGCCGAACTCTTCGCCTGCCATAATCTGGATAAGGAAGTCTTCTTTATCCATGTAGTCAGCGATGTTCAGATCCACCAGGTTGACGAACTTGGTGCCGTCTTTCAGGTTGTCAACCACCAGGATGTCGGTGATGCCTTTGTCATTGAGAGCCTTAACAATATTGCTGCCGATAAAGCCCGCGCCGCCGGTAACGATGATCATAACTGTAACCTTTGAAGTGTGGAGCCCGGGGACAATCCCGGACGCTAATGTCTCTATCATATCATTAGTATGGCTGCCCTTCAGCCATTCACCTTCACAGCGCAGGGGTACGCGTGATTTATGCTGCAAAAACGACAAGAGATGACGTGTCATCTCGTCATGAACTATAGGTTTGGGTAATATGTCCCGAAATTTGCCGAGTCTGGAGAATTGCAATGCGTGGTGATTTTTACAAACAGTTAAACAGCGACCTCGACACCGCACGTGCGGAAGGGTTGTTCAAGGAAGAGCGTATTATCACGTCTGCCCAGCAGGCGGACATCACCGTTGCCGACGGCAGCCATGTGATCAACTTTTGTGCGAACAACTACTTAGGTCTTGCGAATCACCCTGAGCTGATTGCCGCTGCAAAAAACGGCATGGACACCCACGGTTTCGGCATGGCCTCCGTACGCTTTATCTGCGGTACGCAGGACAGCCACAAGCAGCTTGAGCAAAAGCTGGCGAGCTTCCTCGGAATGGAAGACGCGATTCTGTATTCCTCCTGCTTCGACGCCAACGGCGGTCTGTTTGAGACCCTGCTTGGCGCAGAAGATGCGATTATCTCCGACGCCCTGAACCACGCCTCCATCATCGACGGCGTACGCCTGTGTAAAGCGAAGCGTTTCCGCTACGCCAACAACGACATGGTCGAGCTGGAAGCCCGCCTGAAAGAGGCGCGTGAAGCTGGCGCTCGCCACGTGCTGATCGCCACCGACGGCGTGTTCTCCATGGACGGCGTGATCGCCAACCTGAAGGGCGTGTGCGACCTGGCGGATAAATACGACGCGCTGGTGATGGTCGATGACTCTCACGCGGTCGGTTTTGTCGGCGAAAACGGCCGCGGTTCCCACGAATACTGTGACGTGATGGGCCGCGTGGACATCATCACCGGTACGCTGGGCAAAGCGCTCGGCGGTGCGTCCGGCGGCTATACCGCCGCGCGTAAAGAGGTGGTCGAGTGGCTGCGCCAGCGCTCCCGTCCGTATCTGTTCTCCAACTCTCTGGCGCCGGCCATTGTTGCCGCCTCCATCAAGGTACTGGAGATGGTGGAGTCCGGCGCTGAGCTGCGCGATCGCCTGTGGTCCAACGCCCGTCTGTTCCGTGAAAAAATGAGCGCCGCAGGTTTCACCCTGGCCGGTGCTGACCACGCGATCATTCCGGTGATGCTGGGCGATGCGGTCGTCGCGCAGCAGTTTGCCCGCGAACTGCAGAAAGAAGGGATTTACGTCACCGGGTTCTTCTTCCCGGTGGTGCCAAAAGGTCAGGCGCGTATCCGCACCCAGATGTCTGCGGCGCATTCGCCTGAACAAATTGAACGTGCGGTGGAAGCCTTTACCCGCATCGGTAAACAGCTGGGCGTCATTGCCTGAGGACGTGTGATGAAAGCGTTATCCAAACTGAAAGCGGAAGAAGGGATTTGGATGACCGACGTGCCGGAGCCGGAAGTCGGTCATAACGATCTGCTGATCAAAATTCGTAAAACCGCCATCTGCGGTACTGACGTTCACATCTACAACTGGGACCAGTGGTCGCAGAAAACCATTCCGGTACCGATGGTTGTCGGTCACGAATATGTCGGTGAAGTGGTGGGTATCGGCCAGGAAGTGAAAGGCTTCCAGATGGGCGACCGCGTCTCCGGTGAAGGCCATATTACCTGCGGCCACTGCCGTAACTGCCGCGGCGGGCGTACGCACCTGTGCCGTAATACCATTGGCGTGGGCGTAAACCGTCCGGGCTGCTTCGCGGAATACCTGGTGATCCCGGCGTTTAACGCGTTCAAAATCCCGGACAATATCTCTGACGATCTGGCCTCCATCTTCGACCCGTTCGGTAACGCGGTGCACACGGCGCTCTCCTTCGACCTGGTCGGTGAAGACGTGCTGGTCTCCGGCGCGGGCCCAATCGGCATTATGGCGGCAGCCGTGGCGAAGCACGTGGGCGCGCGCAACGTTGTGATCACCGACGTGAACGAATATCGTCTGTCGCTGGCGCGCAAAATGGGCGTGACCCGCGCGGTGGATGTCTCGAAAGAGAGCCTGACCGAAGTGATGGAAGAGCTGGGCATGACCGAAGGTTTTGACGTGGGCCTGGAGATGTCCGGCGCGCCACCGGCGTTCCGCACCATGCTCGACACCATGAACCACGGTGGCCGTATCGCGATGCTGGGTATTCCGCCGTCAGACATGTCTATCGACTGGAACAAAGTCATCTTCAAGGGGCTGTTCATCAAGGGCATCTATGGCCGCGAGATGTTCGAGACCTGGTACAAGATGGCGGCGCTGATCCAGTCCGGTCTGGATCTGTCCCCGATTATTACTCACCGCTTCTCCATCGATGAGTTCCAGCAGGGCTTCGACGCGATGCGTTCCGGCCAGTCAGGGAAAGTGATCCTGAGCTGGGATAAGTAATCAAAAAGGGGCCTGAGGCCCCTTTTTTCATTGCTTCTTTTTCTCTTCGTCCGTCAGGTAGCGCACCTTGCGGGTGTAGTCCTGACCTTTGAACAGCAGTTTGTTATCCGACGATTCAAGATACTTCTGCCATTCGGAGAGAGGGAAACCGCCGTGCGCGCCAATCACCTCTTTCGGTACCACGGCTTCCTGACCGCCGATTTTTTTCGAGACCGGCCAGTTCATCCAGTCACCCAGGTTAACCGTTTTTAAATCCAGCATGTCCAGCAGCGCGGCGAGCGGCAGCTGATCGGTCGGCGGCTGCGTGTCGTCCATCAGCTCCCAGGTATCCTGGAACAGCGTCAGCCACAGCGGGCAGATACGGCGCCAGGTCTTTTTGGTTGCCGCAAGAAACGCGCCGTTAACGTGATCGACCAGATACGGGCGCACCGTCTCCTTGTAATACGCCGGCACTTTCTCCGCTGGCGCACCGTCCAGCTTGGCAATCATTTTGCCCTGACGGAAGCTGGAGTAGATGTGCATATCGGCCATGTTGATCTCGGGCATCTTGAGCAGGTTGAGATCGGAATCGATCATCAATACGCCTTCACCGCGCGCCTGCAGCGGGGCGTTAAGCTTCACCAGACGGCTGAGATAGATCTGCTTATAGCGGTAACTTTCCTCACGAACCGGAAGATTTAGCGTCACAACGCGGGTTTTCGGCGGCAGTACCCCAAAGGCGGATTCAGGCTGATCGCTGACGATGACGATTTCGCTCACCCCGGTGGCATAACGTTCCGCGAAGGTGGCAGAGAGTAATGCTTCTTCGACGAAATCTGCGCCGGTACACGGAATCACAATAGAATCCACCGCAGCAAGCGCGCCCGTCACGGGCAGAGAGCTGTAAGGAATGTTGTGTCGCCCGGTGATATGGCGATAGCGAGCATTAAGAAATTTAAACATAGTTATCTCGTTTGGTTAGTGCGCGCCAAGCACGGCTTCGACACCGCTGACATAGTTTTCGATAGCATAGGTATGACAGACGTTCTGGTATGCAGCCGCAGCCAGTCGAGCCCGCAGCTCCGCGTCTGCCCAGATATTGTCCAGATGCTGTGCAAGCTGTGAAACATCGCTCCAGGGGAAGAGCAGCCCTGTCGAATCATGGTCAATCAATTCCGCCGTGCCGGTCACCTGAGAGCCAATAACGGGGATATTGAGAAGCATCGCTTCCAGAACCACGCGCGGCAGCCCCTCGCTTTTGGAGGCCAGAATAAAGGCGTCAAACGTAGCGAGGTAATCAAATGGGGTATTCTGAAAACCGGTGAAGATGACGCGGGATTCAATTCCCAGCGCTCGGGCCTGTTCTGTTAAAGCGCGGCGTTCGGCACCTTCGCCGACCAGCACCATTTTCCATTTCGCCTCGGGATGCTTCTGGCTGAACTGTGCCAGCGCCGCCAGCGTGTGGTGATTGGCTTTGCGAGGGATTAACGACCCAATACTGCCGAACACAAACGTGTCGTCATCGATGTTCAGGCGCTGGCGCATCGCGCGTCGATCAGGTAAAGGCTGGTGGATGTCGATGGCATTATTGACCGTCGTACACAGTTCGGGCCTGACGCCATGCTGAAGCAACACGCGTTCAACGCCGTGCGAGACGGCGATGATTTTTGTGGCATGGGCATTAACCAGCTTTACCAGCGGCGGGGTCAAAACAGGCTCAATGCGGCAGTGCTGGATCAACCGCGCCTGCAGGTTCGCCGCCGCCAGATAGCCTTCCTCGTTTGAGCCCGGCTGGTTATTCATATAGAGCGTATCGAAACCGCCCTGCGTGAAAAGGGTCTCGATTTTGCTGACGTTAGGCCTGATGCGCCACATGATATCCACGTGACGCGTCAATGCCTTGCGGGCGCTGCGTGAGAAAAACAGCAGGCTACGTCCCGCTTCCTTCAACAATTTGGCCCAGACCGGCTGCGGACGTTGAGGGATCACGATGAGCGGGATGCCGATGCCGTTGAGCACCTGGCCAATCGTCTCACCTTCAGCACGACTATAATCACTGTAAAAACAACAGGTAATATC from Enterobacter dykesii encodes the following:
- a CDS encoding O-antigen ligase family protein yields the protein MFSINHQRIPFYPFTLFVFLSIIFCGISRVNTLFHIALGLFIIATIASNEFRVRFINDRTFLPALGITGAFLIYFSLSNLWAESSQVSSALTHSFYLFIFICLYRQCELQGKKKFVIGAAYAGIVALAILTLIYVDKANIFYNRLSNAFPYAPDNVIDLGGYMALGVLLSAILVRETRNVWFYLPVPLLLACLILTQSRGPFLSLVVASTVAFLCKPKWNFKLLISSVIILLLIGLAFYFSGSIDIFINRAEESSRASTVRFGIWQHAVEVAKQKAIFGWGFNKELQFINGYGQAISTTHSLYLATFLKGGIVGLLLLVGMILYAARQSLRHLAADHKAEIAVIVFALMFYITQGMFIISNPREYWVLFWLPFAIIFSTPVKMVLQK
- a CDS encoding sugar glycosyltransferase, whose product is MRHNENLWPFIKLSRNETGEISDLNYKGQSINLTTLTSIQDRFEGEILIAATGPSIKNINFENLSSTVVTAGVNGAWHLNDQLHFSLYFVVDMTFIDRQTAILKQVIGCKNVILFTTVMGIVKLINRFSYENIRCEICIIEDICYETYKPSIKRDNLHQALGDTPGIVFSDSHPNIAFSRDVRRGVVDAGTVMYWALQVIYFLRFNKIYIAGLDMNNFNQPRFYENGNNMLPSFLGDKVQNTVIPAFTLASNIMQKDNITVVNLSPQSAIPDFVFPRKDFTDVFN
- a CDS encoding glycosyltransferase family 9 protein produces the protein MSYVFLLILLFPVKLIRKLFRKETGKNLVIQTAKIGDFVNATPLLAYLQKSDVLISRSVGALAKHDETIDDIFFIEQHKRNLWRKLVFACRIMNRYDNVYLLQPNSVNLFFASVCNAKNKQFLSTYTRRWYHGIFYATADGTVEHGRKTLSVTNYLKLADRTLTWQDSPKHATKPLFKPATYPAILDKPGVIRIGISVAAGNKAKTVPPVIWKQIADRLADLPCEFYVFGAPNEQSWMDDITRAYGELPNFINLIGKISLEELPWAISKMDCYIASDSGNVYIADAVGVPVILLFGPCCHYEQRPLGNVLLIGNDENINSYVFETRYYFSQPKEKLFAIDDVDMDNIVSLLTTVNKKALPEA
- the rfaC gene encoding lipopolysaccharide heptosyltransferase RfaC; its protein translation is MRVLIVKTSSMGDVLHTLPSLTDAMRAIPGIRFDWVVEEGFAQIPTWHEAVDRVIPVAIRRWRKAWFSAPIKAERKAFREAVQAQHYDAIIDAQGLVKSAALVTRLAHGVKHGMDWHTAREPLASLFYNRRHHIAKQQHAVERTRELFAKSLGYAKPETQGDYAIAQHFLRNTDPCVQPYLVFLHATTRDDKHWPETHWRSLIELMQPTGIHIKLPWGAEHERQRAERLAAGFSHVEVLPKLTLAQVAAQLAGANAVVSVDTGLSHLTAALDRPNITIFGPTDPGLIGGYGKNQHQMVSPTQQTKDISADAIFSFLQGSRWLSNRDI
- the rfaF gene encoding ADP-heptose--LPS heptosyltransferase RfaF, translated to MKILVIGPSWVGDMMMSQSLYRTLKARYPQAIIDVMAPAWCRPLLSRMPEVNEAIPMPLGHGALEIGERRKLGHSLREKRYDRAYVLPNSFKSALVPFFAGIPHRTGWRGEMRYGLLNDARVLDKEAWPLMVERYVALAYDKGVMRSAKDLPQPLLWPQLQVNDGEKSQTCNAFGLSSERPMIGFCPGAEFGPAKRWPHYHYAELAKQLIDEGYQIVLFGSAKDHEAGNEILATLSNEQQAWCRNLAGETQLEQAVILIAACKAVVSNDSGLMHVAAALNRPLVALYGPSSPDFTPPLSHKARVIRLITGYHKVRKGDAAEGYHQSLIDITPERVLEELNELLLSEEG
- the rfaD gene encoding ADP-glyceromanno-heptose 6-epimerase, coding for MIIVTGGAGFIGSNIVKALNDKGITDILVVDNLKDGTKFVNLVDLNIADYMDKEDFLIQIMAGEEFGEIEAIFHEGACSSTTEWDGKYMMDNNYQYSKEILHYCLEREIPFLYASSAATYGGRTSDFIESREYEQPLNVYGYSKFLFDEYVRQVLPEANSQIVGFRYFNVYGPREGHKGSMASVAFHLNTQLNNGESPKLFEGSDGFKRDFVYVGDVAAVNLWFWENGVSGIFNLGTGRAESFQAVADATLAYHKKGSIEYIPFPDKLKGRYQAFTQADLTNLRAAGYDKPFKTVAEGVTEYMAWLNRDA
- the kbl gene encoding glycine C-acetyltransferase — its product is MRGDFYKQLNSDLDTARAEGLFKEERIITSAQQADITVADGSHVINFCANNYLGLANHPELIAAAKNGMDTHGFGMASVRFICGTQDSHKQLEQKLASFLGMEDAILYSSCFDANGGLFETLLGAEDAIISDALNHASIIDGVRLCKAKRFRYANNDMVELEARLKEAREAGARHVLIATDGVFSMDGVIANLKGVCDLADKYDALVMVDDSHAVGFVGENGRGSHEYCDVMGRVDIITGTLGKALGGASGGYTAARKEVVEWLRQRSRPYLFSNSLAPAIVAASIKVLEMVESGAELRDRLWSNARLFREKMSAAGFTLAGADHAIIPVMLGDAVVAQQFARELQKEGIYVTGFFFPVVPKGQARIRTQMSAAHSPEQIERAVEAFTRIGKQLGVIA
- the tdh gene encoding L-threonine 3-dehydrogenase; this encodes MKALSKLKAEEGIWMTDVPEPEVGHNDLLIKIRKTAICGTDVHIYNWDQWSQKTIPVPMVVGHEYVGEVVGIGQEVKGFQMGDRVSGEGHITCGHCRNCRGGRTHLCRNTIGVGVNRPGCFAEYLVIPAFNAFKIPDNISDDLASIFDPFGNAVHTALSFDLVGEDVLVSGAGPIGIMAAAVAKHVGARNVVITDVNEYRLSLARKMGVTRAVDVSKESLTEVMEELGMTEGFDVGLEMSGAPPAFRTMLDTMNHGGRIAMLGIPPSDMSIDWNKVIFKGLFIKGIYGREMFETWYKMAALIQSGLDLSPIITHRFSIDEFQQGFDAMRSGQSGKVILSWDK
- a CDS encoding glycosyltransferase, translated to MPHKSKILLLDTGKEWGGGTNSMLELLKRINRDKFDITCCFYSDYSRAEGETIGQVLNGIGIPLIVIPQRPQPVWAKLLKEAGRSLLFFSRSARKALTRHVDIMWRIRPNVSKIETLFTQGGFDTLYMNNQPGSNEEGYLAAANLQARLIQHCRIEPVLTPPLVKLVNAHATKIIAVSHGVERVLLQHGVRPELCTTVNNAIDIHQPLPDRRAMRQRLNIDDDTFVFGSIGSLIPRKANHHTLAALAQFSQKHPEAKWKMVLVGEGAERRALTEQARALGIESRVIFTGFQNTPFDYLATFDAFILASKSEGLPRVVLEAMLLNIPVIGSQVTGTAELIDHDSTGLLFPWSDVSQLAQHLDNIWADAELRARLAAAAYQNVCHTYAIENYVSGVEAVLGAH